One Ficedula albicollis isolate OC2 chromosome Z, FicAlb1.5, whole genome shotgun sequence DNA window includes the following coding sequences:
- the RAD1 gene encoding cell cycle checkpoint protein RAD1: GEPPASGERYALSASLDNARHLSSLLRAVHFQDHATCVATASGLRVTVEDAKCIQANAFIQAEIFQEFSVQEESVMFRISLSVLLDCLTIFGTSSLPGTSTALRMCYRGYGYPLMLFLEEGGVVTVCKINTQEPDELLDFDFCSTKVVNKIILQSEGLREAFAELDMTSEVLQITMSPDKPYFRLSTFGNAGSAHLDYPRDSDLMEAFHCTQTQTNRYKISLLKPSTKALALSCKVSIRTDAQGFLSLQYMIRNEDGQICFVEYYCCPDENMSEAEL; this comes from the exons ggggagccgccCGCCAGCGGCGAGCGCTACGCGCTGTCCGCCAGCCTGGACAATGCCCGGCACCTGTCCAGCCTCCTGCGGGCCGTGCACTTCCAGGACCACGCCACCTGCGTGGCCACGGCCAGCGGGCTGCGCGTCACGGTGGAGGATGCCAAGTGCATCCAGGCCAACGCCTTCATCCAG GCGgaaatttttcaggaattttctgtTCAGGAGGAGTCGGTGATGTTCCGGATCAGTTTGTCTGTTCTTCTGGACTGCCTCACCATTTTTGGAACCAGCTCCTTGCCAG GAACATCAACGGCCCTTAGAATGTGTTACCGTGGTTATGGGTATCCCCTGATGCTGTTCTTGGAAGAAGGAGGAGTAGTAACAGTGTGCAAAATCAACACTCAAGAACCTGATGAGTTGTTAGATTTTGATTTCTGCAGTACAAAAGTTGTTAATAAAATTATCCTGCAGTCGGAGGGACTACGAGAAGCATTTGCTGAGCTGGATATGACCAGTGAAGTTCTGCAAATCACCATGTCTCCAGATAAACCCTACTTCAG GTTATCCACTTTTGGAAATGCTGGAAGTGCACATCTAGACTACCCTAGGGACTCTGATTTGATGGAAGCATTCCACTGTACCCAGACCCAGACAAACAG gtACAAGATTTCTTTGCTTAAACCATCCACAAAGGCACTGGCTTTGTCTTGTAAAGTGTCCATTCGAACAGATGCTCAAGGCTTTCTTTCACTGCAGTATATGATTAGGAATGAAGATGGACAGATCTGTTTTGTGGAATACTATTGTTGCCCTGATGAGAACATGAGTGAGGCAGAACTGTAG